From Amycolatopsis sp. WQ 127309:
GACCGCGGTGAGCATGTCCTCGGAGCGGAACTCGCTGCAGACGACGACGCAGCGCAGCTGGGTACCCGGCGCGAACCGCGTGTGCAGGCGCCTGAGGTAGGCGAACGTCTCCATGCCCGCGACGCCTTCGACGGTCAGCACCACCACGTCCGGTGCCTGCGTGGGCTCATCCGCGTCCAGCCGGACACGCAGCTGCGGGGACCGGCCCAGAATCGCCTTGACTCCCGCCAAGCCCAGAGGGTCGAACGCGTGTACCAAGACCTCCACGGCTTCCACGGTTACCTCCTCACGACCATTCCTCGAGGTGAAACAAGCTTGCGGGGCCACACTTCACAGGACCTCTATCTGCCGGGCGCGCTCCCGGACCGGGCCGGGCCGCCGGATCAGGTCGGTTTCGCCTGCTCCCGCGGGGCGCGGAAACGCGGGCTGCCCGCCGTGGCGACGAACAGGGGCCGGATCACGGATGCTCCGGCCGCCCGCGGCGTCGTGCTCCACACCACGCTCCCGGCCGGATCGCGCAGGACGAGCCCGTCGTCGTGGACGGACAGGACGGCACCGGGGTGGCCGGCTGTCCCGGTCGACCACACGGCACGGGCTTGGTCGTCGTACACGACGAAGTCGCCGTCCGGCTGCAGCGCGCAGCACCCGGTGCCGCGCCCCGGCGTGCCGGCGGACCACACGGTGCCCCGGCCCTCGTTGTCGTAGAGCACGAGGTTGCCGTCGTCCTGGTGGACCAGCGTGGCGCGCCCGGACGGAGAGCTGAGAGCCTGCCGGCGCAGCACCTGACCGGCCCGCAGCTCATGCCCGGGCACGATGCCGCCGGCCGGCGGCCATTCGTCGTCATCCTCGCCGGTAAGCACGAAGAAGTCGGTGAGGAAGCAGACCACGTCGCCTGCGGCGCCACGCCCGACCCAGGTCGGGTAGCGCCCGTCCCCGTTGCCGGACGGGAACGCGACGACGATCGGCCGGCCGTGGCCGTCGGTCACGGTGTCGAACACCGGAGCGTCGGACTTCGTGTAGTCGAGCAGGTTCATGACCCGGTCCTGGAACTCGTCGGGGTCTTCGTCCGGGGGCGGGAGATTCACGACGTCGGCGAACCCACCGGCGCCGGCGTCCACCGGATAACCGAAGAACTCGTCGCCGGCCAGCTCGGCCGCGTCCTGTCCGGGGCACGCGGCCAGTTCCCACGAGACGACCGGCTCGTCCCGGATGACCAGCCGGGCCGCCGCGACCAGCTCGTGCTCGGGCAAGTGGCCACGCGCGGCGAACAGTGCGATCACGAGCTCCAGCGGGTATTGCCCCGGCGGCACTCGCTGGACGAAGCCCCGCGTGGCGGCGTCGAACCCGAACGGCTCACCGGCGACGACCTGACCGGACGGCAGCCACAGCGAACCCTGGCGCCGCAGCCGGACGGTCACGATGTCCCCGCCGGACAGCTCGTGCCGGGCGCCGGGCGCGAAGATCCGGTCGAAGCCGGGCGTGGGGATGGGCATGCGAGCTCCAGTTCGAGAAGGTGTGTCGGCCACCGCGCTCGTCGGATGCGCGTTCCGGCCGTCGTCGGTTCCAGCGGCGTCCTCAGTGACCCAGCTGGTCACCCATGGACTTGTCCATCGCCTTCGCCGACTCCTCGTCCAGCCCCACGAAGCGCGCGGACGCGTCGTCCAGGCTCTTCCCCGTGCTGGTGACCCCGTTGACGACGTTCTGCACGCCGGTCTGGATGTCCTTCGCGGTCTCCACATAGTTCTTCGCGAACGCCTTACCGGGTTCGTCCGAGCCCCAGCACCCGTCGTGCTCGGCCAAGCCCGCCTGCACCCGCCGGAACGTCTCGGTGAACTTCTCCACCGCGTCGTGGAGATCGGTGGTGGTCTTCCGTAACGCGGGTGCGTCGAGCCGGAATTCGTCCGCCATTTCAGCCCTCCTGACGTCGCGGCGCGTCGCGGCCCGGCATCGGGACGCCGAAATCGTCCATCTTTTCGTACATCGGCCCCAGCAACGAACCGATGAGCTTTTCCGGGTCGAAATCGCCGGAAGCGAAGGAACTCAGGTCCATCCCGCCGGTGCGCTCCCCGAGCCCCATGACCTCACTCATCCGGGTCATGCTCTGCGCGCGTCCCCGCCGCAACGTCTCCAGCAGCACGCTGGCCAGCTGCGCCGGCGGCAACGCCCGGTACTTCGACTCGTTGAACACCAGGTCGACCAGGTCGCCCCGGCCGTCGAAGGTCATCGACAGCGACTGGTCCTTCGACTTGATCGTCGTCTTCTCGTCACGCCACACCCGCCCCAGCTCGGACAGCTTCCGCCGCTCCGAGTCGAGATCGGCCATCGCCTTCTCCAGCGCGCGCTCCGCGTCCACCGGCGAGTCCCATTCCGACATGACCATCAGCTCCTTCCCGGCCGAACCGATCCGGCTTTCGTCCGGCTCCGGCACGATCCGAGGCTAAGACGCCGAGATGGTCACGAGCCCACGAAAACGATCCCCCACTCCACACGGAGGAAGTCCCCTTACGAAAGCCCGGGCCCCGGACACGGCGGCAGGAGACCGCTCAACCAGTGCCCGCCGCGGGATCCCGGCGGGCCGGACCACGGCCGGTGCCTTCCCCCGCCGGCGCGGCCGCCGCCTCTCCCGGCCTCGACACCCGAAGGGCGAAGTCCTCGTTTGCCCGTCGGACGGCGTCCTTGATCAAGAATCCGATGGAGGACCGATTGCCTCGCACGGACCCCCCGTCGACCAGCTCGGCCGAGATAAAGGTCGCACTGACGTTGTTCACGTCGAACGGTTGCCCCCGGAAGGTTCTGTTCACCACCATGTCGTAAGCGAGGTCGATGATCTTTTGCTGGTGCGCGGGATCCGAGAAGGTGAGCAGGCCCGTGCTGTCGATCGCATCGCTGACCGCTTCGGCGATGATCTCCTCCACAGTCCCGTGTCCGTACCGAACACCCATGGCCATCAGTTTTACGGCGATCGTCTTGGTCGAGACGGCTTCTCCGCGCGCGAGTGCCGCGAGGGATTCGGTCCGGGCCGCTTCCCTGATGACCGCAAAGTCGTCCCAGCCACCAATCGACGGCAGAGGCTCGTGCGGTTCCGCCGGCACCGGAGGATCGGCGGCGATGGGCTCCGGTCCGTCACCTCGAGGGGGTGAACCGGCAGAAGAGGACTCCTGAAACGGAGTACCGGACGCTGTGCCCGCGGCGTCCTCGGCCCGGTCGTAAAAGAGGTCCGGCCACGTTTCCGCCTCCGCGTCCACCGGCCGACCGGCAGCCAGATCCGTGTCCCAAAGGCCCGGCACCGAATCCCCCAGCCCCCAATTGGGCAGGTGCGCGTTCCCGAAGACTTCTTCAGCGCGAACGGAAATCTCCGGAGACCACGAGGGTTCGGTCCAGGTGGGGGAACCGAACGCGGGAAGGAGGCCGATGTCGGCGGACGGCGACCGCACTTCCTCAGGCATCGCCCCGACCGGGGCGGAGTCCTGGCCGCCTGAGCCGCCGGCCTCGCCGTCAAGCTCCCGGGTCTCGGCGAGGCTCAGGCCGGCAGGGATCGCAGCCGGTTCCGGACCGGTCGTCGCGACCGGATCCGCGGTGGGTTGCGGGTCACCCGGCCCGGCAGTGCCGTCAGCCGCCGTTCGCTGCCGCGCGGCATCCGCGTTCGCCCGCCGCACCGCGTCACCGATCACCTTGGCGACGGCGGCCCGGTCTCCGCGCACCAGACCCGCTTCGCGCAACTGGGCGGCCACAAAGGTCGGCGCGATGTTGGCCGGATCGAAGGGCTTGTCGACGAAGTCCTTGCGGAGAACCTTGTCGTAGGCCAAATCCTTGATCTGCTGATGGTCGTCGGCGTCGGTGACCGAAGGCGGTCCGGACCGATCGACGACATCAGAGGACCCCTCGGACCTGGTCCGCACACCGGTCACCCGGATCAGGTCATCCTCGATGAACTCCTCCAGCTTGAACTGCCCTGCCTGAACGATCCCGAGCGCCAGCAGGCGACGCGCGACTCGTCTTTTTCCGGGGATTCCGTCGCCCGCGGACATCATCTCGAGCGCCACCCGGGAGGCCGCATCGTGAATGTGCGGGTGATCTTCCCGGTTCGCAAGGTCCCATTTCCCTCCGGCAGGCGCGCCGGCGACCTCGGAGCCGTCTCGGTCGCTGTCCTGGCTGCGCGGCGGAGCCGGGAGTGCGTCGTCGCGGATTTCCACTCCGGCAGTGGGCTCGGCGCCGGCTCCCCGGAGCGCGGCGATCTGGTCGCTCAGCAGGCTTTCGAAGTCGGCCTGGCCACTCATCCTCGCCGCGAGCGGCAGCCCCTCGCCGGGCGAGGGCACGGTCCACAAGCCGTTGCCCGATACGTCCAAGCCCCAGTTGGGCAGGTATGCGTTCCCGGGCGCGGAACGAACCGGGTGAGGTTCGGTGTCGCCGTACCTCGGGCGTTTGCTCTCGCCGTCCGGAGTGGTGGTCGCACGGCGTTTCGGCGCGCCCGGAGGGCGGAGAGAAGCGCCGGCCTTGCCACCGTCGACCCAGGGCTGGCCGGGGTCCTGCCACAGCGGGTGCACGGAGTGCGGCTCGTTGCGCCGGTGTTTCGGGACCGGCACGGACCGCGCGCTCAGAGGCAGGTCGTGGGGGCGGAGGCCGGACATGCTGTCGTCGAGATAGGTGCGTTCGGCCTCGCTCAGGCCGAGCTGCGTGGGGTCGTCCAGGAGGGCGGAGCCGGCCGGCCCGGTCCGTGGCGAGCCCGTCGGGCGGAAGAGGGCGTCGCCGTCGGTGTAGCGCTCGCGGAGGCCGAGGTAGTGCCGGTGTTCGTCGAGGAGCTCGAAGTCCTCGGCGCGCACGGACCAGGACGACTGGTCAGTGTGGTCGCCGGTGTGCAGGTGTGCGGTGCCGTGGATCGGGCCTTCGTACCGCAGGTTGCCGGTGGCGGGGTCGAAGGTCCCGAACTCCGCCCGCAGGTGCAGCTGGTCTCCGTTGCGCAACCGGTGGCGGCCGTTGACGTTCCGGTCGAGGGCGTTCACCAGCCGCTTCTGCACCCGCTCGATGTCGGCCGCGGTGACGTCGGGGGTCACGGGCCGGGTGTGCAGCCGCACGGTCAGCTCGCGCACCCACTGCCCGGGGGCGTGTTCGATCCGCCTCGACTCGTAGCCGATCCGGGTCAGCCACCCGTCGGCCGCCTTTTTGGCCGGGTCGAAACGCTCGGTCTGCACCTGTTCGACCGGCGCGGCCGCCCGCAACCCGGCCCACGCATCGGGGTGCGCGAACGCTTCGGCCGCCGCCCCTGTCGGGGCGAGAAAGGACGCCATCGTGTCCAGACCGGGATCGCCCCCCTTCGACGCCCCGGACTCCCGCACCTCCGCCCCGGCAACACCCCTCGACGGCCCGGACTCGATCGTGTCCGCCCCGGAAACACCACCCTTCGCGGCCGCCGCCGGGACGTCTCGGGCGGGCCGGAGGGGGACGGCCTCCACCCAGATTTCGACCTGGGTGGCACCTTCGCCCGGCACGAAGTGCGGTGTCGTCGCCATTCCGGCGTCGCCCTTGGTCAGCTGCGCCTCGGACGCGCCGGTCTGAGCGAGGGCGAGCACCTTCGTGAGGGAGTTGCCCACCGTGGTGAAGTCCCGCGCCGCCTGGCCGCTGCCGAGGTCGCCGCGGACACGGTAGCGGACCACGGGCCGCTTCCCCGCCTTGACGATGTCGAGCGCCGCGCGCGCGACCTGAAGCAGCTCACTGCGCTGCTGCACCGGCAACTCGGCCGCGGCACCCGGCACCACCAGCCGGGTCGTCGGGGCCCTCCCGCTCAGCGCGGGGTCCTGCCGGGCGGCGGCCAGGACCCGGTCGTACCGGGCCTTGGCCCGCCACCAGGCGGCCTCGGCCTCCGCCACGCTCGCCGCCCGGTCTTCGTCGTCCGGCTTCGCCCGGTGCAGCGCGCGGGCCGCCGTCCACGCCGCGTCACGGACGGCGAACTCCGTGGCCGCGGCCTTGACCGGGCCCGGCACGTGATCGGCGCGGTCCCCCCGCCGGATCTCGTAGCCGCGGTCGAAGGAGACGTCGACGACGGCGCGGCGGCCGAAGAGCGACGACTGCGATTCGACGACGATCCGGAACTCGGTGCCGTGGCCCCAAAGACTCGTGAGAGTTTCCCGGTCGGCGGCCAGGCTGTCCGCCGAAGGCAGCTCGGGACCGCCGTACGAGCTGCTCTCCCCCTGCTCGGTGCCCACCCCCCGGCCGCCGAGGGGCTCGATCGGGATCACCCAGTCGCTGATCCCGCCGAAAGCTTGCCGTCCGTCGGCGTAGCTCGCCGAACTCGGCGCCTGGGGCACGCCGGCCGCGAGGAACGGCAGCGCCAGCACCGCGTGCTCGGTTTCGGACTCGATTTCGGTGTGCCGGCCGCCGGTGTGCGTCCGCGTAGCCGTCATCCGGATCCGGTCGCTGACCCCGTTCAGGCCGGCCCGCTCGAAGTTCCGGGCGTGCACGAAGACCTTGACGCCGAGCTGAGGCGGGACTTCGAGCTGCGTGCCGTCGCTGTCGAGGGTGGGCAGCTGCGTGGTCAGCCGGGTGGGCAGCAACGCGGAGCGCAGCATGCGCCGCGTCTGCGCATCCACGCCGGCCCCGACCTGCTCGATCCCCAGCTCGATGCCTCGGACCAGGTCCGTCGTGTCGCCGCGGAAGTCGACGGCCCGGAACCGGTCGAGTGCGGGCAGCCGTTCGACGTCCGGGGCGTTGTGCCATTCCGCCAGCGCCGCCGGGTCGCCGTCCGAGGCCTTGCGAACGACGATCTCACCCGGCGAAGGAGCCGCCTCGGCGTCGGGCACGACGTCCTCGACCGCGGAGCGCGTCGTCACCGTGCGGACGTCCGGAGCGGCCACGATCCGCTCCCCGTTGCGTTCGATCCGGACGTCGAACAGCACATCGGCGCTGTGTGCGGCCAGCCCGCCCTGCACCCGCTCCGACTGGGTGTACCCGGTGGCGTTGTCTTCCTGGACCGTCTTGGTCTGCTTGAGCCATTCGGACGCGTTCCCGAAGCCGAAGCCGACATCGCCGTAGGGCGCGCCGTGCAGGCCGGGGTGGGCCTCCGCGCCGGCCAGGCGCTGTTCCGACTGCAGCATGACCGCGGGCTGGAACAGGCTGACGAGCTCGGCCAGGACCCGGGTGAACGACTTGGTCAGCCGATCGGTGACCGAGACCGAGCCGGACTTGGTGAGGTCGGCGTGCTCGATGCCGCGGGGCACCGCCGGACCGCTGAGCTCGGCACCGACCACCAGGTCGTAGGTCTCCCCGCTGATAAGGCCATCGAGACGCAGCGAAGCGCTCGAGCCGCCGTTGGCGGCCTCGGTGAGCGCCGCGTTGATGTGCGACAGGAACCCCTCCGCCCGCGAGGTGTTGTCGATGGTGCCCGGCAAGCGGGAGACCGGCAGGAGCCGTTCGGCAACCTCCTGACCCAGCCGCCGGCGGAGCGCCTCCCGGAGGGGGACGATGTGGCCGCTGAGATCGACGGGTTCGAGGGCGGCGTCGGCCCAGCGCGGCCGGCCGAGCCGGTGTCCCGCGGGCACCGGCTCGAACGGCTCCCGCAGATCCGTACCCGGAGCATCGGGAGCGCCCGCGACCGCGGTTTCGTCGCCGGTGGCCCGCCAGGCGTCCACGGCGGCCTGGGTGACCCGGATCCGCTCCAGCTGCTCGTCCGTGGCCAGGACCAAGGCGGCACCGGGCTGGGTGAACTGCTCGCCCGCCCGGCGTGGTGTCTTCGCCTTCTTCAGTCCCCAGCGATCGAGGTTGCCGCGGTGCCGGACCTCCACCTGGACGGTCGATTCGACGCCGGCCTTGACGAGGTGCACCCGTTTCGGCTCGCCGCGGAGCGCGGTCGTGGTTTCGGTCGAGGTCTGCCGGCTCCGCCCCTTCGTCCGGCCGCCCTTCCAGAGGTGCAGCTCGGCCAGCAGGAGGCCGAGCGGGTGCCCTTCCAAGCCGAGAGCGTGACTCTCGGCGTGCCCCACCGGCACCCAGGCCGGTTCGAGGGCGTTCGCCTGGTGCCAGCCGGTCGTCTTGCTCTGCCCGGTGGTGCGCGTGGTCGTGATCGAGCCGTCCGGTTGCTGCCAGACGGTGTCGAGGACCTCGGGGTCGCGGAGCACGTGGGACACCTGCGCCGAGGCTTCGGCGTTGGCCCGCCGGCGATGCCAGCGGAACCCGGTCAGCGTGGTGGGCCGGCTGAAGAACCTCCGGTCGGTGCGAGCCGAGCGCTCGGACAGCCGCTGGTCGATCAGCCGGGAGTTCTCGCCGTCCGGCGCGCTCAGCGCCGGATCCCGGCCCGCCAGCAGGAGCTGGGTACGGACGGACTCCCGCACGTTTTCCGCCCCGTTGAGGGAAACGATCCGGATCCCGTCGTAGTCGCGGGACAGCCCCCGGCGGAGCTCGGTGCCGGACTCCATCTCCGGTTCGGTCAGGCGCTTCCGGCCGACCGGCTCGACGTGGGTGCCGAGCTCCGCCGCGCGGGAGGCGGGCAGTTCCAGGACGACGTCCGCGACGACCGTCCCGGGGCGGCGGCCCTGTTCGGCCGCCGTCGGGTCGACGATCTTCAGTTCGTGCACCGTCGGTGCCTGCTTGCCGGGTGCGCCGGGGGTCACGGCACGGACCAGATCGTTGTGCCGGGACCAGTGCGTGCCCGAGACGGTCAGGCGGACCCGTGCGGCGTAGCGCCGCATCGGCTCCGGCCGTACGGCGCCGGCCTCGTCCAGCTCGGAGCCGGTGACACCGCCGCCGGTCGAGCCGGTGCTCTGCTCCTGCGTCACCGCCTTGACCGAGCTGCGGCTCACCTTGCTGTAGCCCGTCGCCAAAGCCATGCCCCCGGCCAACGCGGAGTAGACCCGGCCGACCACCCCGCCCATGAGTTCCCGCGTACGCGTGGCCGAGGTCGTGCTCCGGGTCGTTTCCGCAAGGGTGTCCGCCGTCGGCGTCGCCTCGGCCGGGCCGAGGTCGACCAGACCACTCTCCAGCGCCGCGGCCACCCGGAAGGCGGCGTGGTAGTCGTGGCCCCGGCCGGGTTCGGGTTCGAGTTCCACGGTCAGCGGCTGGTCCGTCAGCATCTCGGGCGCCCGGCGGGCGAGGTTTTCCCCGGAAACCGCGCCCTCGATCTCCTCGGTGCGGCCGAGCTGACGCTCGTAACCGGCCGACAGCCCTTTCTTGAACTTGGGATCGTCGAACCGGGTGGCGAACGTCGTGTCCCGCCACTTCCACCGGTGGTGGCCGGGAATGGTGTGCGCCGACTCCCGCATCATCGAGCTGAGCAGCTCACTGGCGGCGGGCAGTTCGAGCGCCGCGGTCGCCACCGCGTGGCCGAGTTCCTCCCGGGGCACCGGCCGCGCGGGTGCGCCGTCTTCGCCGGCGGTGATCCCGGCGCGCGCCGCGTTCTCCGGGCTGGTCCAGTGGTAGCCGTCGAGCGCGTCGGCGAAGGTGGTCGCCGGGCGGCCGGAGAAGCGCACCTCGAGGTCGTAGGTGGTGCGGTACCGCACCACGGGTGCGGTCCGGGTCGTGGTGCGCTCGCTTCCGGTCTGGTTCGCTTCGTCCAAGCCGTGCGCGACACTCAGCCCGACCCCGGCGGTCGGCCCGCCCGCCACCGAGACGAAGCCGACGTCGAACCCCGGTCCGGCACCGAAGGACGTGCTCCAGTCCCGGGTGACGGCCCCGCTCGCGTCGGAGGTCGCCGTTTCGGTGTCGGTTTCGCGGTAGACGGCGCCGTCGATCGTTTCGAGGTAGGCGACCTGCCGCGCGACCGCGCGCAGCTGCAGCCGGCGGGTCTTGGTCGGCAGCAGCTTCCGCAGCGGGTTCCCGTCGGGCAGCAGCGCGTGCGAGGAAACCCAGCCGGCGCCGGTCGCGGCCTGGTCCGGGCTGACGGCCATCGCGGGCAGGAGCTGCTCGACGTTCTCCGGGCGCAGGAGGTCCCGCACGGCGTTGCGGGCTTTCTTGCTGCCCAGGCGGCCGGTGCGGATGACCTGCTCGGCCACGTCCGGTCCGGCGGCGGCTTTCCGCGAGACCGGCTTTCCCTTGTACTGGCCGGTCACCGCCGTGCGGAGGGCGGCTCCCTCGAGCACGGCGGCCGGCAGGGCGGCCGGCACCGGGACGCTGCGGCCGTCGGTCCGCAGCCCGTCCGGCACGCTCATCCGGACCGTGACCGGTTTCCCGGCCTGCTGCGCCGGTGCGCCGACGGTCACCGCCGGGCCTTCGGGCCGGCCCTCGGCGTCGACCGGGGTCATCGTGAACACGAGCGGGACCTCGGCCGTGCGCATGCCGCGGTACCCCGTGTTCCCGCCCTTCGCGTCCACGGGCAGGGCGATGCCGGTGGTCTTCCCGTCGGCTTCGTGATGGCCCGCGCGGCGCTGGAACCCGGGGCCGGTCGGCACGTTCACCATGCCCAGCCCGAACATCCCGGGCACCATCGGCAGGAAGTACGCGATGCTCAGCTTCGGCGTCTTGCCCGTGGCGAGGGCCACCTTCGTGCGCCGGTCCCAGCTGCCGGCCGCCGACGC
This genomic window contains:
- a CDS encoding DUF4241 domain-containing protein, whose product is MPIPTPGFDRIFAPGARHELSGGDIVTVRLRRQGSLWLPSGQVVAGEPFGFDAATRGFVQRVPPGQYPLELVIALFAARGHLPEHELVAAARLVIRDEPVVSWELAACPGQDAAELAGDEFFGYPVDAGAGGFADVVNLPPPDEDPDEFQDRVMNLLDYTKSDAPVFDTVTDGHGRPIVVAFPSGNGDGRYPTWVGRGAAGDVVCFLTDFFVLTGEDDDEWPPAGGIVPGHELRAGQVLRRQALSSPSGRATLVHQDDGNLVLYDNEGRGTVWSAGTPGRGTGCCALQPDGDFVVYDDQARAVWSTGTAGHPGAVLSVHDDGLVLRDPAGSVVWSTTPRAAGASVIRPLFVATAGSPRFRAPREQAKPT
- a CDS encoding WXG100 family type VII secretion target — translated: MADEFRLDAPALRKTTTDLHDAVEKFTETFRRVQAGLAEHDGCWGSDEPGKAFAKNYVETAKDIQTGVQNVVNGVTSTGKSLDDASARFVGLDEESAKAMDKSMGDQLGH
- a CDS encoding YbaB/EbfC family DNA-binding protein; translation: MPEPDESRIGSAGKELMVMSEWDSPVDAERALEKAMADLDSERRKLSELGRVWRDEKTTIKSKDQSLSMTFDGRGDLVDLVFNESKYRALPPAQLASVLLETLRRGRAQSMTRMSEVMGLGERTGGMDLSSFASGDFDPEKLIGSLLGPMYEKMDDFGVPMPGRDAPRRQEG